The Sorangiineae bacterium MSr11954 DNA segment TCTGAGCAACGACGAAGACGCTCAGGCCGGAGATCATCAGGTGGCCGAGGTGCATCAGGAATTGGCTCTGTCCCATCGCGGCCCGAGTGTACCCCTCGGCCGTGAGCGCGGGAGCCGAATCGGCGAAGTTTCACTCGCGCGGTTGACGCGCGGCCGCCCGTAGCTTCGCGGAGAGAACGAGCGACACCACGAGCTCCACCACGCGGTACGCCAGATGGGCGGGCACGAGGAAGAGGACGCCCAAGCGGAGGAGGAACGCCATGGCGCCTACGAGGAAGACGCCGAGGTTGGGCGAGCCGGCGGTGAAAAAGCCCTCCTTGAAGCTGACTTGGGCGAACCCCCACTCGGCGACCGCATACAAAATCGTAAAGAAAATGCTGAATCGAAAGCGCCAGAAGATGTCCGAGAGGCGCTTCATGGTGAAAGCTCCGGGCCCGAGGTGAGCATGGCCAAAAGGAGCGCGTTGCCAATCGGCCCGCCCGTGAGAAAGCGTCCGCGCGTGCCCGACGTGTAAGGGATCCCGAAGAGCGCCGTGGTCCGGAAAAGGCGGACGAAAACGTCCTTCTGGCCGAATGCGCGCGCGGGCGCGAGCGTAAAACCGGTGGCGGCCACCGAAACGCCGAAGAGCACCGGGCCGCTGTCGACGTCCCCGAATCCTCGGGTGATCTGTCCCGGCTCGACCGGCCCATCGACGTACTCTTCGACCGCTCCAAACTCCCAGATCCCCGTCGTGTGACGAAAGAGCCCCTCGGCGAGGCGCCGCGCGACGCTTCGATCGGCGAACCCCGCGAAGTACGCGGCGAGCCCCGTTCCCGAGCCGCGGGGGAGATCGTGCGCCTTTGCGTCGTGCGCGCCCATGCGCTGGATCACGAAGCCGCTGTCGCGATCGAGCTGCGTCGTGCGGACTTTGTCCGCCCAGTGGGCGAGGACCCGCTCGTGCCGCGCGCCGGTCGCGCGTCCGTGGACGGCGATGGCCGCGGCCACCGCGGCGACGTCGGTCGGGTAGGCCTCGTTGGGGTACGTCTCGATGAGGCCCGTGGGCGATGCGAGGAGCCGCTTTTCATAGGCTGCGATGAGCGCGTCGTGCTGCTTGGCCACGTCGGCCGGAAAGCTCGGATCGAGCGAGCGCGCCACGCCCAGCGCCAGCGCGGAATAGGCGAGGTATGCGTGACCGTGCGAGCCCTCGAGCGACTTCATCGCGTCCTCGCCGTGCCAGGCCTTGGTCCCGAAGTCGCGCATCTCGGGGAGGAAGGTCTTGATGCTCGCCCGCGTGATCACCGGAACGTAAGCTGCTTTTCGCTCGGGGTGGAGCGCGACCACTTGCGCCAGGCCGAGCGCGGTCATCTGATGGGTCACGAGCGCCCATTCGCCGGCGAAGCGATTCTCGGGGGGCTCGTTCCCTTCACGAATGGTGTCGTCGTCGCGCTCGAAGGTCACCAAGTCCTCGGCCAGCTGCCCCTGCACCGTGGCGTCGCCGCGATACCACGCATCCGCGCCGCGTTCGCACCACCAAGGCGCAACGAACCGAAACGCCGCGAGCGCAGAGGCCACGTAGACGATCCGCAACCACCCGAGCTTCACGAGGACTTCCGTTCGGCGCGCTGCCGGCTCGCCCTTCGGGCCCTTCGCGCTACGGCCGCCGCGGCAAGCGTGAAGAGGGACGCGGCGCCTGCCGGGATGCCCCCGCCCAAGGTGCGCGATCCAAGCGGTCCAAGCGATCCAAACGATCCAAACGATCCAAACGAGACGGAGCAGCCGCCCTCGTCGTTCGAGCTCGCCGCGCCGCGGCCTCCGTCGGCGCCGGCGTCGTCGGGGATGCCGAGTTGTTCGCGCAGCGCGGGCCACTCCAGGCTGCACACGGCGGCCGATGTGTTCGCGGGGCAGTCGAGCGGAGCGCGCACCGTCGAAAGGTGGAGCAGCGGCTCGAAGGTGGCGCCATCGTCGCGCGATGCGCCGACGATGAAGCCGCTCGACTCCGCGGAGCACGCGTAAAGAATGCCCCCCGCGTGGGCGAGGCACTGGATGCTCACGTTCGAGCGCTTGGTGAAGGCCAGATCCGGGCGGGTGGCCGTGTACAGTCCATCGCTGTTTCCGACCCAGATGCGGGACCCGTCGGCGGAGAGAGCGAATCCAAGGAGCGGTGCGCCGGCGAACACCTCTCGGAATGTACGTCCTCCATCGTCCGTCACCAAGAGGCGACTTCGGGGGCCTCCGCCCGTGCGCACGTAAACGCGGTCGGCGTTCACCGGATCGACCGCCGCGATGAACGGCGCGCGCTCGCTCGGCGCGAGCTGGATGAGGGTCTCGGTGAACGTCTGGCCGTCGTCGCGCGACGCATAAAAAAGGCCCGCGCTGCGATCGGCGCGCGCCGCCGAGGCGTAGAGTCGCGCGGGATCACTGGGGGCGCCATCCACCGTTTCGGCCAGCGCGTACGCGGGAAGCGCGACGCCGTGGCGGTGCCATGTCGCGCCTTCGTCGGCGGTGGCGAAGAGGCGGCTCGCATAGAGGGATGCACCCGCGTCGTCGCCGAGATAGGTCGACGTGAGGGCCAGGGCCGACCTTGGATCGACCGATCGGGCCGTCACGTCGATGAACACGTCGGACTTTGGCTCGCCCTCCACGAAGCGCCACGAGCAACCGAGATCCTGCGAGACCCCCAGCCCTTCGAACGTGCCCGCGAGCACCGTCCTCGCACCCACCACGCCGAGGGCAGGGTCTTCGATGCCGCCGTAGCCCACCGCGCGCTCGCAGACCCAGTCCCACGTTTTGCCTGCGTCGTGCGAGAAGAGGATGCCAAAGGTCGCGCGCAGCACCAGGTTCTCGGGCGCACGCGGAAAAATGACCAGCTGGTTCGCCGCTGGAAAGCGTCCGTTGGCGAGCGCGGGCCCAGGCTGCGCGACCAGCGCGCCGAAGACGAAAGCCGCGGCGCCTACGGTTCGGGCCGCGTGCCGGAAGGATCGCGTGGGCACATCGTCACGTTAACACGGGGAAAAGCGCTAACGTAAAGGCGTGGACGCCTCTTTCGGAATCCGGCGCTGGCTCTCCGATGCGCTCGAGCGCGGCCGGTTCTCGGGCGCATCGGGCGGCGCGCCCTCGCGTGCACCGGGTGGCCCACCCTCGGGTGCATCGGGTCGCGCGCCCTCGGGTGCACCGGGCGGCGCCCTCTCGGGTGCACCGGATGACGCCCCCTCGGGTGCACCGGGTGACGCCCTCGTGGACGCACCCGGCAACACGCCCTCGGGCGCATCGAGGCGCCCGTTCGCCGACGCATCGGCTCGAGCGCTCGAGCGCATGTGGCAGGCGTGGTCGGCTCCGCGCGTCGTTCGCTCGCTTCACGTGCCGGACGGTGTGGTCACCATCGCCGTGGGCGGCGCCACCCTCGGCGGCTCGGGCAAGACACCGCTGGCGATCGCGTGCGCCGAGGTTGCGGCTGCAGCTGCGGCTGAATCCGGCGCCGGCAAGGTCGCCCTCATCGGCCACGCCTACCGCGCGCATCCGCGAACCGCGCGCGTCGTCGCGCCGGGCGATGCGCTCGATACAGTGGGCGATGAAGCGCTCGCCTGCGCGCACATCTTCGCGGCCCAAGGTATCCGCGCCGACGTCATCGTCGCGCCCACGCGGCAGCGCGCCATCGACTTTGCGGTCGCGCAAGGCGCCAAGGTTCTCGTCCTCGACGGCGTCGCGCAGACGGCACCTCGCCGCGCGGACCTTGCGCTGCTCGCGCTCGACCTCGAGTCACCGTGGGGTCGCGGCGCATGCCCTCCGCGCGGTGACTTGAAGGCGCCGATGGGGGCGCTTCGTGCGGCGTGCGACACCATGGTGATGGTCGCACCCGATCCGGCACGATGTCGTGGCGCCATATGCAGCGCCGTGGGCCCGCCGCACTCGGTCGACTCGGTCGAATCGCGACACGGAAATCGGCCCGACCTTCGACCCGGAGATCTCGTCCCATTCGAGCAGCTGGCGCGCATGAAGGTCGGATTGGTCACGGCCCTCGCGCGGCCCGAACGGATCGTTCGCTTTCTCCAGGCTCACGGCGTTTTTCCGCGCACGGCGATCCACGCGTCCGACCATGGCCCCGTGAGTGCGCGAACGCTTACGTTGGCGGCAGAGGCTCACCGCATCGAGGTGTGGGTGGCCACATATAAGTGCGCGATACACTTGCGCAATCCGGCATCGATCCCCGTGTGCGTTCTGGAGCATCACGTGGCGCTTCCCCCGTCTCTTCGCCACGAGCTCCACGCCGCGCTCCTGGCCGGGGCCCGAGCGCACATGGATGACCCAGCCCGTCGGGTCGTGCGGCGGTGAAAAGAGGCGGGAAATGTAGCGCGGCCTTGACCGCGCACGGAGCGCACCATAGTCTCCAAGTACGAATTGCAGGCTTTTTTCCCGCCTTGCCACGATCATGGCTGAGTTCCTCTCGGTGCACGCGTGAGCGACTCGGACGAGAAAACACGCGTAACCACCATCGTTCAAAAGTCACTCGGGGACGAGCCACGTCCTCGGGGCAATGACTGCTTGGTGGTGATCTACACCAAGGAGCCCACGCTCCTCGGGAAGCGGTTCGTCTTGGAGGGAAGCCCCTTCAAGATCGGACGCGGCGCGGAGAATCACATCGTGCTCGAAGGTGACTCGGTGTCGCGCAGACACGTGCACTTCGAACAGCGCGGTGCGATCTGGTACGCCGTCGACGACAACTCGACCAACGGCACCTACGTCAACGACGACCAGATCACGCGCGACATCGCGCTGGCCAACGGCGACCGCATCAAGGTCGGGCCCACGATCTTCAAGTACCTCTCCGGCGCCGACGTCGAAGCGCAGTACCACGAAGAAATTTACCGAATGACCATCATCGATGGGCTGACGCAGGCGCACGTGAAGCGCTACCTGCTCGAGGCCCTCGAAAAGGAGATCATCCGCGCGCGCCGCCACTCGCGCGAGCTCTCCTTCTTGATGTTCGACGTCGACCACTTCAAGAAGATCAACGATTTTCACGGGCACCTCGCGGGCGACTTCGTCCTCAAGGAGCTCGCGCGCATCGTGCAAGGCCGCATCCGCCGCGACGAAGTGTTCGCGCGCTACGGCGGCGAAGAGTTTGCCATCATCCTGCCCGAGACCAACCTCGACGGCGCGCGCTCCCTCGCGGAAGGCTTGCGCGAAAAAATCGAACAATCGCGCTTCGTCTTCCAGAACGAGCTCATCCGAGTCACCGTCTCCATCGGCGTCTCCCAGCTCCGCGAAGAGGATCGCACGAGCATGGATCTCATCAAGTTCGCCGACGAGCGCCTCCTTGAGGCCAAACGCGGCGGCCGAAATCGCGTCG contains these protein-coding regions:
- a CDS encoding GGDEF domain-containing protein, which produces MSDSDEKTRVTTIVQKSLGDEPRPRGNDCLVVIYTKEPTLLGKRFVLEGSPFKIGRGAENHIVLEGDSVSRRHVHFEQRGAIWYAVDDNSTNGTYVNDDQITRDIALANGDRIKVGPTIFKYLSGADVEAQYHEEIYRMTIIDGLTQAHVKRYLLEALEKEIIRARRHSRELSFLMFDVDHFKKINDFHGHLAGDFVLKELARIVQGRIRRDEVFARYGGEEFAIILPETNLDGARSLAEGLREKIEQSRFVFQNELIRVTVSIGVSQLREEDRTSMDLIKFADERLLEAKRGGRNRVVG
- a CDS encoding tetraacyldisaccharide 4'-kinase, with the protein product MDASFGIRRWLSDALERGRFSGASGGAPSRAPGGPPSGASGRAPSGAPGGALSGAPDDAPSGAPGDALVDAPGNTPSGASRRPFADASARALERMWQAWSAPRVVRSLHVPDGVVTIAVGGATLGGSGKTPLAIACAEVAAAAAAESGAGKVALIGHAYRAHPRTARVVAPGDALDTVGDEALACAHIFAAQGIRADVIVAPTRQRAIDFAVAQGAKVLVLDGVAQTAPRRADLALLALDLESPWGRGACPPRGDLKAPMGALRAACDTMVMVAPDPARCRGAICSAVGPPHSVDSVESRHGNRPDLRPGDLVPFEQLARMKVGLVTALARPERIVRFLQAHGVFPRTAIHASDHGPVSARTLTLAAEAHRIEVWVATYKCAIHLRNPASIPVCVLEHHVALPPSLRHELHAALLAGARAHMDDPARRVVRR